The Methanocella arvoryzae MRE50 genome includes a region encoding these proteins:
- a CDS encoding energy-coupling factor ABC transporter ATP-binding protein, protein MEPIFDLRNVSFAYADKYHALKDVSLKINAGEQVAIMGANGCGKSTLLSILNCLMFPTSGEFYAFGNPVTEEAFDSLEGNEFSTFFRKKVGFVFQNSDVQMFCSTVFDEIAFGPLQLDMKPEDVRKRVDEVIAMIGIEKLRDRAPHTLSGGEKKKVCIASVLATNPDVLLLDEPTAGLDPRTQLWLIELLHELGHAGKTIVTATHDLDAIEHISSRAIVMSEDHTIRADTHSASVVNNMELLLSTNLIHRHMHRHGNITHQHIHTHDHDHVHEHNHNEG, encoded by the coding sequence ATGGAACCGATCTTCGACTTGCGAAACGTTTCGTTTGCCTACGCGGACAAGTATCACGCCTTAAAGGACGTCAGCCTGAAAATCAACGCCGGCGAGCAGGTAGCGATCATGGGAGCGAACGGGTGCGGCAAGTCTACCCTGCTGTCGATTCTCAACTGCCTCATGTTCCCGACTTCGGGAGAGTTTTACGCGTTCGGCAACCCCGTGACCGAGGAAGCTTTCGACAGCCTCGAGGGGAACGAGTTCAGCACATTCTTCAGAAAGAAGGTGGGCTTCGTCTTCCAGAACTCCGACGTCCAGATGTTCTGCTCCACTGTTTTCGACGAGATCGCCTTCGGCCCGCTGCAACTGGATATGAAGCCCGAGGATGTCCGGAAAAGAGTGGACGAAGTGATTGCGATGATCGGCATAGAGAAGCTCCGGGATAGGGCGCCGCACACACTCAGCGGCGGCGAGAAAAAGAAGGTCTGCATCGCTTCTGTACTCGCGACAAACCCCGACGTGCTGCTGCTGGACGAGCCTACGGCCGGCCTCGACCCCAGGACCCAGCTCTGGCTAATAGAGCTGCTCCACGAGCTCGGGCACGCAGGTAAGACCATTGTGACGGCCACCCATGACCTCGATGCGATAGAACACATCAGCAGCAGGGCCATCGTGATGAGCGAAGACCACACGATCAGGGCAGACACCCACAGCGCTTCCGTAGTCAACAACATGGAACTGCTTTTGTCGACCAACCTCATCCACCGGCACATGCACCGGCATGGCAACATCACCCACCAGCACATTCATACCCACGACCACGATCACGTCCACGAGCACAACCATAACGAGGGGTGA